Proteins encoded together in one Kutzneria kofuensis window:
- a CDS encoding glucosyl-3-phosphoglycerate synthase — protein sequence MLPVTERWFRDRTWQEPAWTVPELVRAKGDRTVSVVLPALDEEATVGGVVAAVRPLLGSLVDELVVIDSGSTDRTVEAARAAGARVVLRTDVLPELEPLPGKGEVLWRSLAATAGDVVVFLDSDLVDPDPAFVPALLGPLLTAPGVQLVKGFYRRPLRLESTGGGRVTELLARPVLAALRPELSGVVQPLGGEYAATRELLESVPFAAGYGVEIGLLIDTHAAYGLDGLAQVNLGVRKHRNRSLLQLGAMASQILGTALARCGTDVGDATVLTQFVQVDGEWLPDSTTVSTADRPPMRTLRGPGGRVSDDPRARVAPDVPRSMP from the coding sequence ATGTTGCCTGTCACCGAGCGGTGGTTCCGTGACCGCACCTGGCAGGAACCCGCGTGGACGGTGCCGGAACTGGTGCGCGCCAAGGGGGATCGCACCGTCAGCGTGGTGCTTCCGGCCCTCGACGAGGAGGCGACGGTCGGCGGTGTGGTGGCCGCCGTTCGGCCGCTGCTGGGCTCGCTCGTGGACGAACTCGTCGTGATCGACTCCGGTTCCACCGACCGGACCGTCGAGGCGGCCCGGGCCGCCGGCGCCCGGGTGGTGCTGCGCACCGACGTGCTGCCCGAGCTGGAACCGTTACCGGGCAAGGGAGAAGTCCTCTGGCGCTCGCTCGCCGCGACCGCCGGGGATGTGGTCGTCTTCCTCGACTCGGACCTCGTCGACCCCGACCCGGCGTTCGTGCCGGCACTGCTCGGCCCGCTGCTGACGGCGCCGGGAGTGCAGCTGGTCAAGGGTTTCTACCGGCGGCCGCTGCGGCTGGAGAGCACCGGCGGCGGCCGCGTGACCGAGCTGCTGGCCCGTCCGGTGCTGGCCGCGCTACGGCCGGAATTGTCCGGCGTGGTGCAACCGCTCGGCGGCGAGTACGCCGCCACGCGCGAACTTCTGGAGTCGGTGCCGTTCGCCGCCGGCTACGGCGTGGAGATCGGGTTGTTGATCGACACGCACGCGGCGTACGGGCTGGACGGCCTGGCACAGGTGAATCTGGGCGTGCGCAAGCACCGGAACCGATCACTGCTGCAGCTGGGCGCGATGGCCAGCCAGATCCTCGGCACGGCCCTGGCCAGATGTGGTACGGACGTCGGCGACGCCACCGTGCTGACCCAGTTCGTGCAGGTGGACGGCGAATGGCTGCCGGATTCGACCACCGTGTCGACCGCCGACCGGCCGCCGATGCGGACGCTGCGCGGGCCCGGCGGGCGGGTTTCGGACGACCCCCGTGCACGGGTGGCCCCGGACGTGCCACGATCGATGCCGTGA
- the folP gene encoding dihydropteroate synthase encodes MTAVRPLRFGTRQVGADRALVMAIVNRTRDSFYDRGATFAEDAAMAAVDAAVADGADIIDIGGVRAGSQGETVDAAEESRRVVPFVAAVRERHPDIVISVDTWRHEVAAQVCREGADLINDTWAGADPKLAEVAAEHQVGIVCSHTGGLPPRTDPFRPRYRDVVAAVVEELVTAAERMVSLGVPADGVLIDPTHDFGKNTWHGLELLRRVDELVGTGWPVLMALSNKDFVGETLGVGLEERVDGTLAATAVAAWGGARVFRAHQVKQTRRVLEMVASIAGTRPPAAVLRALA; translated from the coding sequence ATGACCGCTGTGCGACCGTTGCGATTCGGAACAAGGCAGGTCGGCGCGGACCGCGCGCTGGTCATGGCCATCGTCAACCGGACGCGCGACTCCTTCTACGACCGCGGCGCCACCTTCGCCGAGGACGCCGCCATGGCCGCGGTGGACGCCGCCGTCGCGGACGGCGCGGACATCATCGACATCGGCGGCGTGCGCGCCGGCTCCCAGGGCGAGACCGTGGACGCGGCCGAGGAGTCCCGCCGCGTGGTCCCGTTCGTCGCCGCGGTCCGCGAGCGCCACCCGGACATCGTGATCAGTGTGGACACCTGGCGGCACGAGGTCGCCGCGCAGGTCTGCCGCGAGGGCGCGGACCTGATCAACGACACCTGGGCCGGCGCGGATCCGAAGCTGGCCGAGGTCGCCGCGGAACACCAGGTCGGCATCGTCTGCTCGCACACCGGGGGCTTGCCGCCGCGCACCGACCCGTTCCGCCCGCGCTACCGAGACGTCGTCGCCGCGGTGGTCGAGGAACTCGTCACGGCCGCGGAGCGCATGGTGTCGCTGGGCGTGCCGGCCGACGGCGTGCTCATCGACCCCACCCACGACTTCGGCAAGAACACCTGGCACGGACTGGAACTGCTGCGCCGGGTGGACGAACTCGTCGGCACCGGATGGCCGGTGCTGATGGCGTTGTCCAACAAGGACTTCGTCGGCGAGACGCTCGGCGTCGGGCTGGAGGAGCGGGTCGACGGCACGCTTGCGGCCACGGCCGTCGCGGCCTGGGGCGGCGCGCGGGTGTTCCGCGCGCACCAGGTCAAGCAGACCCGGCGGGTGCTGGAGATGGTCGCCAGCATCGCCGGCACCCGACCGCCGGCGGCGGTGCTGCGGGCGCTCGCCTGA
- a CDS encoding CocE/NonD family hydrolase yields MRRSMATLLLVTATILGPAGTAAAAPTAGFSTSYQAITGDGGTTLHAFVVRPTGRGDGPFPLVVLPSSWGINDIEYVGAAAKLAYQSGYVVVSYTARGFWDSGGQIEVAGPEDVADASKVIDWALANTNADPSRIGMGGISYGAGISLLTAAADPRIRAVVSMSGWTDLAASLYPNETVSSQGVDLLLAAGHLTGRPGKDLQEAERDYLAGDFADVLPIAPPRSAATKIDAINRHGTAVMMANAWEDSLFPPSQLVDFYGKLTGPKRLMLTPGDHATPEVFGAAGLPNEVWDATDRWFDHYLLGVDNGIDREQPIQVKAANGGGWQGSDAWPWQQQTIPLPENSFHAGVDTVANSGTVFVSGILQGYLGIPTGVSVPLVSRSAAAVWSGPVAGKGFEVDGAPHARLAVTPSAADTTLFAYLYDVGPLGLGSLITHKPYSLLGATPGVARTIDLGLEPIAWNVPAGHHLALVVDTVDPRYLTSSKPGSTVALSGTLTVPVN; encoded by the coding sequence GTGCGCAGGTCAATGGCGACTCTGCTGCTGGTGACGGCAACGATCCTGGGGCCGGCGGGCACGGCCGCCGCAGCCCCGACCGCCGGCTTCAGCACGAGCTATCAGGCGATCACCGGCGACGGCGGCACCACGCTGCACGCGTTCGTGGTCCGCCCGACCGGCCGCGGCGACGGGCCGTTCCCGCTCGTCGTGCTGCCGAGCAGCTGGGGCATCAACGACATCGAGTACGTGGGCGCCGCCGCGAAACTCGCGTACCAGTCGGGTTACGTGGTGGTCAGCTACACCGCCCGCGGCTTCTGGGACTCCGGCGGCCAGATCGAGGTGGCCGGCCCGGAGGACGTGGCCGACGCCAGCAAGGTGATCGACTGGGCGCTGGCCAACACGAACGCCGACCCGTCCCGCATCGGCATGGGCGGCATCTCCTACGGCGCCGGCATCAGCCTGCTCACGGCCGCCGCCGACCCGCGGATCCGGGCCGTGGTGTCGATGAGCGGCTGGACCGATCTGGCGGCATCGCTGTACCCGAACGAGACCGTCAGCTCGCAGGGCGTCGACCTGCTGCTGGCGGCCGGGCACCTGACCGGCCGCCCCGGCAAGGACCTCCAGGAGGCGGAGCGCGACTACCTGGCCGGCGACTTCGCCGACGTGCTGCCGATCGCGCCGCCGCGCTCGGCCGCAACCAAGATCGACGCCATCAACCGGCACGGCACCGCCGTGATGATGGCGAACGCCTGGGAGGACTCGCTGTTCCCGCCCAGCCAGCTCGTCGACTTCTACGGCAAGCTGACAGGCCCCAAGCGGCTCATGCTCACGCCCGGCGACCACGCGACGCCCGAGGTGTTCGGCGCGGCCGGACTGCCCAACGAGGTGTGGGACGCGACGGACCGCTGGTTCGACCACTACCTGCTCGGCGTGGACAACGGAATCGACCGCGAGCAGCCGATCCAGGTGAAGGCGGCCAACGGCGGCGGCTGGCAGGGCTCCGACGCTTGGCCCTGGCAGCAGCAGACGATTCCCTTGCCGGAGAACAGTTTTCACGCCGGCGTCGACACGGTCGCGAACAGCGGCACCGTGTTCGTGAGCGGCATCCTGCAGGGCTATCTGGGCATTCCCACCGGCGTCTCGGTCCCGCTGGTGTCCCGGTCCGCGGCGGCCGTGTGGTCGGGTCCGGTGGCGGGCAAGGGTTTTGAGGTGGACGGCGCGCCGCACGCCCGGCTGGCCGTCACGCCGAGCGCCGCCGACACGACGCTGTTCGCGTACCTCTACGACGTGGGGCCGCTCGGTCTCGGGTCGCTGATCACGCACAAGCCGTACTCGCTGCTCGGCGCGACTCCGGGCGTGGCAAGGACAATCGACCTCGGGCTGGAGCCCATCGCCTGGAACGTCCCGGCGGGGCACCATCTCGCGCTGGTCGTCGACACCGTCGACCCGCGCTACCTGACGTCCAGCAAGCCCGGCAGCACGGTCGCGCTGTCCGGCACGCTGACGGTTCCGGTGAACTAG
- a CDS encoding S53 family peptidase, producing MSGRSLAAVVVGAALAATAVAAVPAAASTQPKAAQQAHHVFSAAASSFVGAATVQQKVDRLAAATASLPRLAKAYNTPALWNQGLTGAGSTVATLVSYGDADIKAVMDAYDQRYGLPPADISVITPAGAVPGCTDSGVDTATCQSWGGETDLDVAMFHTMAPAAKIVIIATPIAETQGFTGLPEMMAAVDYVAKHKLADVISMSFGTAEDTFPSIDSVKTLDPALERASKAGITLVASSGDYGATNPVLIGDGTFPYRVASWPASDPNVTSLGGTILSMDANGNRTSPDVLWPRSGGGVSKTYARPSWQNSVKSITGSKFRSFPDISMEGISGTSESAPLFAGVLALAVQANGGHRLGQINPVLYGKLGPKAAKSGIVDVTSGDNSYGAVPGYTAAAGFDIVSGWGTLDASKFVPALVKALR from the coding sequence ATGAGCGGTAGATCTCTGGCGGCTGTGGTGGTGGGGGCGGCGTTAGCCGCGACCGCCGTGGCGGCGGTGCCGGCGGCGGCGAGCACGCAGCCGAAGGCTGCTCAGCAGGCGCATCACGTGTTCAGCGCGGCGGCGTCGTCCTTCGTCGGCGCGGCGACGGTCCAGCAGAAGGTGGACCGCCTGGCCGCGGCGACGGCGTCGCTGCCGCGACTGGCCAAGGCGTACAACACGCCGGCGCTGTGGAACCAGGGCCTGACCGGCGCCGGTTCGACGGTGGCCACGCTGGTGTCCTACGGGGACGCCGACATCAAGGCCGTGATGGACGCCTACGACCAGCGCTACGGCCTGCCGCCGGCCGACATCTCGGTGATCACGCCGGCCGGCGCGGTGCCGGGCTGCACCGACTCGGGCGTGGACACCGCGACCTGCCAGAGCTGGGGCGGCGAGACCGACCTGGACGTGGCCATGTTCCACACCATGGCGCCGGCCGCCAAGATCGTGATCATCGCGACCCCGATCGCCGAGACCCAGGGCTTCACCGGCCTGCCGGAGATGATGGCCGCGGTCGACTACGTGGCCAAGCACAAGCTCGCCGACGTCATCTCGATGAGCTTCGGCACGGCCGAGGACACCTTCCCGTCGATCGACTCGGTGAAGACCCTCGACCCGGCGCTGGAGCGGGCCAGCAAGGCCGGCATCACGCTGGTCGCCTCCTCCGGCGACTACGGCGCCACCAACCCGGTGCTCATCGGCGACGGCACGTTCCCGTACCGGGTGGCCAGCTGGCCGGCGTCGGACCCGAACGTGACCTCGCTCGGCGGCACGATCCTCAGCATGGACGCCAACGGCAACCGCACCTCGCCCGACGTGCTGTGGCCGCGGTCCGGCGGTGGCGTCTCCAAGACCTACGCCCGCCCGAGCTGGCAGAACTCGGTGAAGTCCATCACCGGCAGCAAGTTCCGTTCCTTCCCGGACATCAGCATGGAGGGCATCTCCGGCACCTCCGAGTCCGCGCCGCTGTTCGCGGGCGTGCTGGCGCTGGCCGTGCAGGCCAACGGCGGCCACCGGCTCGGCCAGATCAACCCGGTGCTGTACGGCAAGCTCGGCCCGAAGGCGGCCAAGTCCGGCATCGTCGACGTGACCAGCGGTGACAACAGCTACGGCGCCGTCCCCGGCTACACCGCGGCGGCCGGCTTCGACATCGTGTCCGGCTGGGGCACGCTCGACGCCTCGAAGTTCGTGCCGGCGCTGGTGAAGGCGCTCAGGTAG
- a CDS encoding S53 family peptidase encodes MGRRTVKSAGVLVVGAALALGGVAAAPAGAAPAPSHHTFSAAAASFVGADTVAQKVQRMETALAALPRLAAAYDVKPLWDKGTNGAGITVATLVSYGDADIQAVIDDYDQRNGLPKANVQVIAPVGHVPGCHDAGVDTATCQAWGGETDLDVEMIHTLAPGAKIVVAATPVAETEGIDGLPEMMRAVDYMTTNKVADIISMSFGTAEDNFDSNSQITGLDPAFERASAAGVTLLASSGDSGATNHKKSGGYFTTRTASWPASDPNVTAVGGTNSVRNVPNTTLWPDSGGGLSKVYNRPSWQDSVSGITKSTKRSFPDITMEGTSGTSESSPLFAAVLALAAQAKGGRLGQVNTALYTGKLAGVVDVTSGNNTFNGVTGFAAAKGFDIVSGWGTIDAAKFVPSLVAALR; translated from the coding sequence ATGGGGCGACGAACGGTCAAGTCCGCGGGCGTGCTGGTGGTCGGGGCCGCGCTGGCGCTGGGCGGCGTCGCCGCCGCGCCCGCCGGTGCCGCGCCCGCGCCCAGCCACCACACGTTCAGTGCCGCGGCGGCGTCCTTCGTCGGCGCCGACACCGTGGCGCAGAAGGTCCAGCGGATGGAGACGGCGCTCGCCGCGCTGCCCCGGCTGGCCGCCGCGTACGACGTGAAGCCCTTGTGGGACAAGGGAACCAACGGCGCCGGCATCACGGTGGCGACGCTGGTGTCCTACGGCGACGCCGACATCCAGGCCGTCATCGACGACTACGACCAGCGCAACGGCCTGCCCAAGGCCAACGTGCAGGTGATCGCCCCGGTCGGGCACGTGCCCGGCTGCCACGACGCCGGTGTGGACACCGCGACCTGCCAGGCCTGGGGCGGCGAGACCGACCTGGACGTGGAGATGATCCACACCCTGGCGCCGGGCGCGAAGATCGTCGTGGCGGCCACGCCGGTCGCCGAGACCGAGGGCATCGACGGCCTGCCCGAGATGATGCGGGCCGTCGACTACATGACCACCAACAAGGTCGCCGACATCATCTCGATGAGCTTCGGCACGGCCGAGGACAACTTCGACTCCAACAGCCAGATCACCGGCCTCGACCCGGCGTTCGAGCGCGCCAGCGCCGCCGGCGTCACGCTGCTGGCCTCCTCCGGCGACTCCGGCGCCACCAACCACAAGAAGTCCGGCGGCTACTTCACGACTCGCACCGCGAGCTGGCCGGCGTCCGACCCGAACGTGACCGCCGTCGGCGGGACGAACTCGGTGCGCAACGTGCCGAACACCACGCTGTGGCCGGACTCCGGCGGCGGCCTGTCCAAGGTGTACAACCGGCCGAGCTGGCAGGACAGCGTCTCGGGGATCACCAAGAGCACCAAGCGGTCCTTCCCCGACATCACCATGGAGGGCACCAGCGGCACCTCCGAGTCCTCGCCGCTGTTCGCCGCCGTGCTGGCGCTGGCCGCGCAGGCCAAGGGCGGCCGGCTGGGGCAGGTCAACACCGCCCTCTACACCGGCAAGCTGGCCGGTGTCGTGGACGTGACCAGCGGCAACAACACCTTCAACGGGGTCACCGGCTTCGCCGCGGCCAAGGGCTTCGACATCGTGTCCGGCTGGGGCACCATCGACGCCGCCAAGTTCGTCCCGTCCCTCGTGGCGGCCCTTCGCTGA
- a CDS encoding LOG family protein, which produces MNENQEQPPKERQRGPVTLRRDRSSESTTTDQRLLDSRGPSDWVHTDPWRVLRIQAEFVEGFGALAELPKAVTVFGSARTKQDHPEYEIGRKLGGALAEAGFAVITGGGPGAMEAVNRGASEAGGYSVGLGIELPFEQGLNPWVDLGVNFRYFFARKTMFIKYAQAFICLPGGFGTLDELFEALTLVQTKKVTKFPVVLFGRSYWQGLYDWLHDSVEGGGKVGAKDMELLHLTDDIDDAVRVVQDAYRAWEQVH; this is translated from the coding sequence ATGAACGAGAACCAGGAGCAGCCGCCGAAGGAACGGCAGCGCGGCCCCGTGACGCTGCGCCGGGACCGCTCCAGCGAGTCCACCACCACCGACCAGCGGCTGCTGGACTCCCGCGGCCCGTCCGACTGGGTGCACACCGACCCGTGGCGGGTGCTACGCATCCAGGCCGAGTTCGTGGAGGGCTTCGGCGCGCTGGCCGAGCTGCCCAAGGCGGTCACGGTGTTCGGCTCCGCCCGCACCAAGCAGGACCACCCCGAGTACGAGATCGGCCGCAAGCTCGGCGGCGCGCTGGCCGAGGCCGGCTTCGCGGTGATCACCGGCGGCGGGCCGGGCGCGATGGAGGCGGTCAACCGCGGCGCGTCCGAGGCGGGCGGCTACTCCGTCGGGCTGGGCATCGAGCTTCCGTTCGAGCAGGGCCTGAACCCGTGGGTGGACCTCGGGGTGAACTTCCGCTACTTCTTCGCCCGCAAGACCATGTTCATCAAGTACGCCCAGGCCTTCATCTGCCTGCCCGGCGGCTTCGGCACGCTGGACGAGCTGTTCGAGGCGCTGACCCTGGTGCAGACCAAGAAGGTCACCAAGTTCCCGGTCGTCCTGTTCGGACGGTCCTACTGGCAGGGTCTCTACGACTGGCTACACGATTCGGTGGAAGGCGGTGGAAAGGTGGGGGCCAAGGACATGGAGCTGCTACATCTGACGGACGACATCGATGACGCCGTTCGGGTGGTCCAGGACGCCTATCGGGCATGGGAACAGGTCCACTAA
- the dapE gene encoding succinyl-diaminopimelate desuccinylase: MTTSLDLTADPVELTAALVDVPSVSGDEEALARAVKAALAEQAPHLELAVSGNTVLARTNLGRPSRVVLAGHLDTVPINDNLPLRRTGTRDDLVLHGCGTVDMKGGDAVFLHLAATIAEPVHDLTFIFYDCEEIDAARNGLGRIERELPEWLQGDLAIVGEPSNGVIEAGCQGTLRIELRTKGIRAHTARAWMGENAIHAMAGALHKLDQYEPRHVDIDGCHYREGLQAVKITGGVAGNVVPDECVLTINHRFAPDRTAEQAADHLRVLFEGYDLTVVDSAEGALPGLSAPTARELVEAAGGTPVAKLGWTDVARFAALGIPAVNFGPGDPTLAHTQQENVPAAHIVRCEQVLRRFLSRVS; this comes from the coding sequence GTGACGACAAGCCTGGACCTGACCGCCGATCCCGTCGAGCTGACCGCCGCGCTGGTGGACGTGCCGAGCGTCTCCGGCGACGAGGAAGCGCTGGCCAGGGCCGTCAAAGCGGCGCTGGCCGAGCAGGCGCCGCACCTGGAGCTCGCCGTGTCCGGGAACACGGTTCTGGCCCGCACGAACCTCGGCCGCCCGTCCCGGGTGGTGCTGGCCGGCCACCTCGACACCGTGCCGATCAACGACAACCTGCCGCTGCGCCGTACGGGAACACGGGACGACCTCGTGCTGCACGGCTGCGGCACCGTCGACATGAAGGGCGGCGACGCCGTCTTCCTGCACCTGGCCGCGACCATCGCCGAGCCGGTGCACGACCTCACCTTCATCTTCTACGACTGCGAGGAGATCGACGCCGCCCGCAACGGGCTGGGGCGGATCGAGCGGGAGCTTCCCGAGTGGCTCCAGGGCGACCTGGCGATCGTCGGCGAGCCGTCGAACGGGGTGATCGAGGCCGGCTGCCAGGGGACGCTGCGGATCGAGTTGCGTACCAAGGGAATCCGCGCGCACACGGCCCGCGCGTGGATGGGGGAGAACGCGATCCACGCGATGGCGGGAGCCCTGCACAAGCTGGACCAGTACGAGCCGCGCCACGTGGACATCGACGGCTGCCACTACCGCGAGGGCCTGCAGGCCGTGAAGATCACCGGCGGCGTCGCGGGCAACGTGGTGCCGGACGAGTGCGTGCTGACGATCAACCACCGCTTCGCCCCGGACCGCACGGCCGAGCAGGCGGCCGATCACCTCCGGGTGCTTTTCGAGGGCTACGACCTGACGGTTGTCGACTCGGCCGAGGGCGCGTTGCCGGGTCTGTCCGCGCCGACGGCCCGTGAGCTCGTCGAGGCCGCGGGCGGCACGCCGGTGGCCAAGCTGGGCTGGACGGACGTGGCCCGGTTCGCGGCGCTGGGCATTCCGGCCGTCAACTTCGGACCCGGCGACCCCACCCTGGCCCACACCCAGCAGGAGAACGTGCCCGCGGCCCACATCGTGCGGTGCGAGCAGGTGCTGCGTCGCTTCCTGAGTAGGGTTTCATGA
- the dapD gene encoding 2,3,4,5-tetrahydropyridine-2,6-dicarboxylate N-succinyltransferase produces MTTSAYGTGLATIAADGTVLDTWYPSPTLGSPAADKPDFADLVGEDKARGVQVVVVDTAIEDLSAAPVDTHDVYLRLHLLSHRLVQPHGLNLDGIFGKLANVVWTNFGPCAVADFEATRLRLRSRGPVTVYGVDKFPRMVDYVLPAGVRIADADRVRLGAHLAAGTTVMHEGFVNYNAGTLGTSMVEGRISAGVVVGDGSDVGGGASIMGTLSGGGKEVVSLGERCLIGANAGIGIPLGDDCVVEAGLYVTAGTKVTLPDGTVVKALELSGQSNLLFIRNSANGVVEVRPRKGQGIELNAALHAN; encoded by the coding sequence GTGACCACCAGCGCTTACGGCACCGGCCTCGCCACCATCGCCGCCGACGGAACCGTCCTGGACACCTGGTACCCGTCGCCGACCCTCGGGTCCCCCGCCGCGGACAAGCCCGACTTCGCCGACCTCGTCGGCGAGGACAAGGCCCGTGGCGTGCAGGTCGTCGTGGTCGACACCGCGATCGAGGACCTGTCCGCCGCGCCGGTCGACACCCACGACGTGTACCTGCGGCTACACCTGCTCTCGCACCGGCTGGTCCAGCCGCACGGGCTCAACCTGGACGGCATCTTCGGCAAGCTGGCCAACGTCGTGTGGACCAACTTCGGGCCGTGCGCCGTCGCCGACTTCGAGGCCACGCGCCTGCGGCTGCGTTCGCGCGGCCCCGTCACCGTGTACGGCGTGGACAAGTTCCCGCGCATGGTCGACTACGTGCTGCCCGCCGGCGTTCGCATCGCCGACGCCGACCGGGTCCGGCTCGGCGCGCACCTGGCCGCCGGCACCACCGTCATGCACGAGGGTTTCGTCAACTACAACGCCGGCACCCTCGGCACCTCCATGGTCGAGGGCCGGATCTCCGCCGGTGTTGTCGTCGGCGACGGCTCGGACGTCGGCGGCGGCGCGTCGATCATGGGCACGCTGTCCGGCGGCGGCAAGGAGGTCGTCAGCCTCGGCGAGCGCTGCCTGATCGGCGCCAACGCCGGCATCGGCATCCCGCTCGGCGACGACTGCGTGGTGGAGGCGGGCCTCTACGTCACCGCCGGCACCAAGGTCACGCTGCCGGACGGCACCGTCGTCAAGGCCCTTGAGCTGTCGGGTCAGTCGAATCTGCTGTTCATCCGCAACTCGGCCAACGGCGTCGTCGAGGTTCGGCCCCGCAAGGGCCAGGGCATCGAGCTCAACGCCGCCCTCCACGCCAACTGA
- a CDS encoding isopenicillin N synthase family dioxygenase → MSAKAHQSVPSIDLQPWFHGDDRDRAEVAARVDEALQTAGFLLITGHEVSTELRDNTRAVAREFFALPEDVKQSYATAVGGRGWLPPGAEANGYAEGTPTPPDMKESFTAACDTPTGDPAVDAEWFAPNVWPDAELPRMREVVGEYLDEMHALSDELMALCAVALGLDVDYFEPFLSEPTYGFNINWYPPLTRVGPAADGQFRIGPHTDFGTVTVLDREPGLGGLQIYTLDGEWVDAPYDPAAFTVNIGDLMARWTGDRWRSTRHRVLPPPAEAPAEDLVSLVFFYEANHDAVVESLAPPIGRRSYPPTNWGSYLKEKLAAISVG, encoded by the coding sequence GTGAGCGCCAAGGCTCATCAATCAGTGCCCAGCATCGACCTCCAGCCGTGGTTCCACGGCGACGACCGGGACCGCGCCGAGGTGGCCGCCCGCGTCGACGAGGCGTTGCAGACCGCCGGTTTCCTGCTGATCACCGGGCACGAGGTGAGCACCGAGCTGCGCGACAACACCCGGGCCGTGGCGCGGGAGTTCTTCGCGCTGCCCGAGGACGTCAAGCAGAGCTACGCCACCGCCGTCGGCGGCCGTGGCTGGCTGCCGCCCGGCGCCGAGGCCAACGGCTACGCCGAGGGCACGCCCACGCCGCCGGACATGAAGGAGTCCTTCACCGCGGCCTGCGACACCCCGACCGGCGATCCGGCCGTCGACGCCGAGTGGTTCGCGCCCAACGTCTGGCCGGACGCCGAGCTGCCCCGGATGCGGGAGGTCGTCGGCGAGTACCTGGACGAGATGCACGCCCTGTCCGACGAGCTGATGGCCCTCTGCGCCGTCGCGCTGGGTCTGGACGTCGACTACTTCGAGCCGTTCCTGAGCGAGCCCACCTACGGCTTCAACATCAACTGGTACCCGCCGCTGACCCGCGTCGGACCGGCCGCGGACGGGCAGTTCCGGATCGGGCCGCACACCGACTTCGGCACCGTCACCGTGCTGGACCGGGAGCCCGGCCTCGGCGGGCTGCAGATCTACACGTTGGACGGCGAGTGGGTCGACGCCCCGTACGACCCGGCCGCGTTCACGGTCAACATCGGCGACCTGATGGCCCGCTGGACCGGTGACCGCTGGCGCTCCACCCGGCACCGCGTGCTGCCGCCGCCGGCCGAGGCCCCGGCCGAGGACCTGGTGTCACTGGTCTTCTTCTACGAGGCCAACCACGACGCCGTGGTGGAGTCGCTGGCACCGCCGATCGGCCGCCGCAGTTACCCGCCGACGAACTGGGGCTCGTACCTGAAGGAGAAGCTGGCGGCCATCTCCGTGGGCTGA
- a CDS encoding nucleoside deaminase, translating to MDAELLEVAVREARAGRAEGGIPIGAALFHVDGTLLGSGHNRRVQDGDPSMHAETAAFRNAGRRPTYRDTVMVTTLSPCWYCSGLVRQFNIGRVVIGEARTFHGGHDWLAEHGVAVTVLDDAECVDMMTEFIAAEPQLWFEDIGETP from the coding sequence ATGGACGCTGAACTGCTCGAAGTCGCCGTGCGCGAGGCGCGCGCGGGCCGTGCCGAGGGCGGCATCCCGATCGGGGCCGCGCTGTTCCACGTGGACGGCACGCTGCTCGGCAGCGGCCACAACCGCCGCGTGCAGGACGGCGATCCGTCGATGCACGCGGAGACCGCCGCCTTTCGCAACGCCGGCCGGCGACCCACCTATCGCGACACGGTCATGGTGACGACGCTGTCGCCGTGCTGGTATTGCAGCGGCCTGGTCCGCCAGTTCAACATCGGCCGCGTGGTGATCGGCGAGGCCCGCACCTTCCACGGCGGCCACGACTGGCTGGCCGAGCACGGCGTCGCCGTGACGGTGCTGGACGACGCCGAGTGCGTGGACATGATGACCGAGTTCATCGCGGCCGAACCGCAGCTGTGGTTCGAGGACATCGGGGAGACTCCGTGA